The following coding sequences lie in one Scatophagus argus isolate fScaArg1 chromosome 9, fScaArg1.pri, whole genome shotgun sequence genomic window:
- the m6pr gene encoding cation-dependent mannose-6-phosphate receptor gives MKGVNSHSVASFLVWTLAFQLILCGSGVHTTDGIKNCRLFSEPEQKDLSRLEPLALKNFTVEDTSGESSYTYVFQLCGDAGGVPGAGVIQVDNKKEQNKITVIGTYNSTQAIGGSDWVMLIYTNGEPYDGHCSKEMRKALIMISCKRNIDVGQLKVVLENRERNHDCFYLFELDSSAVCPAIESKLSAGSIILIIGLCLVAVYLIGGFLYQRLIVGAKGMDQFPNYAFWVEVGNLSADGCDFVCRSRSRNEAPAYRGVSSEPLDEEPEERDDHLLPM, from the exons ATGAAG GGGGTCAACAGTCACAGTGTAGCATCCTTCCTGGTGTGGACCCTGGCTTTTCAGCTCATCCTGTGTGGGAGCGGGGTGCACACAACTGACGGCATCAAAAACTGCAGACTGTTTTCTGAGCCGGAACAGAAAGACCTCAGTCGACTAGAGCCACTTGCCCTTAAGAA CTTCACAGTAGAGGACACGAGTGGAGAAAGCAGTTACACGTATGTGTTCCAGTTGTGTGGGGATGCAGGGGGTGTTCCAGGAGCTGGGGTTATTCAGGTGGACAACaagaaagagcaaaataaaatcacagtgaTTGGCACGTATAATTCAACACAGGCCATTGGAGGAA GTGATTGGGTGATGTTGATCTACACAAACGGTGAACCATATGATGGCCATTGTTCcaaggaaatgagaaaagccTTAATCATGATCTCTTGCAAAAGGAACATAGATGTG GGCCAGCTGAAGGTGGTGCTGGAGAACAGGGAGAGGAATCATGACTGTTTCTACCTGTTTGAGCTGGACTCCAGTGCAGTGTGCCCAGCAATTGAATCCAAGCTCAGCGCTGGCTCCATAATACTCATCAT TGGGCTCTGCCTTGTGGCTGTTTACCTCATTGGAGGTTTCCTCTACCAGCGACTAATTGTTGGAGCCAAAGGGATGGATCAGTTCCCAAATTATGCTTTCTGGGTGGAGGTTGGCAATCTGTCAGCG GATGGATGTGATTTCGTGTGCCGGTCACGAAGTCGTAATGAAGCCCCAGCATACAGAGGAGTCAGTTCAGAACCTTTGGACGAAGAGCCAGAAGAGAGGGATGACCACTTACTTCCTATGTGA